One window from the genome of Diospyros lotus cultivar Yz01 chromosome 11, ASM1463336v1, whole genome shotgun sequence encodes:
- the LOC127812778 gene encoding fasciclin-like arabinogalactan protein 3, translating to MGPRSSVAVTLSCLLAVVLISSSASAFNISRLLGRFPEFSVMRDLLNQTDLVGEINSRQSITILAVDNGALGSLSGEPLELVRRILSVHVILDYYDIPKIQQLSRKQSIVTTLYQSSGVADSMQGFLNITSTKDHKIGFASAVKGSPVDVKLVKMVACQPYNISVLQVSGVITPPGIDGKAFLTPGPEPKKSAPVPAPAPSKHKKNIKSPAPSPDAEEAEAPEAESPANSPADSPGPAADADEDPAADEESDDEAAPSPTSSAVHFASSSLGGLVLAAVALGAAF from the exons aTGGGTCCGAGATCGTCAGTCGCAGTGACGCTCTCTTGCCTCCTGGCTGTGGTGCTGATCAGCTCGTCGGCGTCGGCTTTCAACATCAGCCGGCTGCTCGGCCGGTTCCCGGAGTTCAGCGTCATGAGAGATCTCCTCAACCAGACCGACCTGGTCGGGGAGATCAACAGCCGCCAGAGCATCACCATTCTCGCCGTCGACAATGGCGCCCTCGGCTCCCTCTCCGGTGAGCCGCTCGAGCTCGTCCGCCGGATCCTCAGCGTCCACGTCATCCTGGACTACTACGACATCCCCAAGATCCAGCAGCTCTCCAGGAAGCAGAGCATCGTCACTACCCTCTACCAGTCCTCAGGCGTCGCCGACTCCATGCAGGGGTTTCTGAACATCACCTCCACCAAGGACCATAAGATCGGCTTCGCCTCTGCGGTGAAGGGCTCTCCCGTCGACGTCAAGCTCGTGAAGATGGTGGCTTGCCAGCCTTACAACATCTCG GTGCTCCAAGTCTCCGGTGTCATCACACCTCCCGGAATCGACGGGAAGGCTTTCTTGACGCCAGGGCCAGAGCCAAAAAAGTCGGCGCCGGTGCCTGCACCAGCTCCATCGAAGCACAAGAAGAATATTAAAAGCCCGGCCCCGAGTCCAGACGCAGAGGAAGCCGAGGCTCCGGAGGCCGAGTCACCGGCGAACTCACCAGCAGATTCACCCGGTCCAGCTGCCGATGCAGATGAGGACCCCGCCGCCGATGAGGAGTCCGACGACGAGGCTGCGCCAAGTCCGACAAGCTCCGCCGTGCACTTTGCTTCCAGCTCCCTGGGAGGCCTGGTTTTGGCAGCGGTGGCGTTGGGCGCTGCTTTCTAA